A region of the Saccharomyces cerevisiae S288C chromosome II, complete sequence genome:
TATAAAGCCAAAAGGCTGTAAATGACAATGTCCATAGGATGGCGAACAGCGAGTATGTGGAATTGAATTCATACGTAAAATTAGATAAAAATCTAATTGATAATCCAAAAAAGGAGAAGGGAATCAACCATTTTATATAGTTCTGTAAGAATGCAAAATATAAGGATTGTTTGGGATTATTGGTCAAATTCGATAGGTTGTACAACTCATACTGTTTTGGAGCCTCCAGTATTTTTGATTTGCTGATAGAAATCAGTTTATGCAAATCATCGGACAATTCAGTATCATGATATGGTATGATGGATTCAATGAAGTCCAGATTCtgcaaaaatgaaaaaagcgGTTTCGCATTATCCTGATGGATTCTAATAAACGCATAGCTTGTTTGCAGATCATGGCCAGGTTCGATAATAGAATGTATATTCAAACGTTTGAATTCGACATTCAAACTCTTCTCGTTTGCACTCGAAGTTTTATTGAATACAATAACACAATTCGGATCTAGAGATGTAATTGTCTGCGACATAGTATGCTCAACCGCTTGTGCTTGTtttaatctttttcaaatgtattTGACAAATTAGCCATAAATCGACCGAAACAGTATTCACCTTCAAAAATGTTAATGATGGTGAGAACGGTTATTGGAGCGACTGTTCAAATATCTTTTCCAGCCCCCTATTTCCAGCTTCCCTTATAGAAATAATTGCAACGGGGAAAAAAGGGATATTTCTTAATGAAGTCAATAATAGctgcaaaaagaaaactatttttcagttgaaaaatatggaAAGTGCTTATTTATCAGAAAGCTTTTACAGTCTTTCACACTGATGTAGTGGTGGaatctttttgttttgaaaacaacagagaaaaaaaaaagataaaaaaaagtgcccttgtttgttttcgtccctagaaggaaaaaaaaagagaagttTCTCGCagagtgaaaaaaaatgtcaagAAAAGATCCTACAAGAACAAATTATGCGCAATAATATGCTTCGTGCTGTTTTAGGATCTTGGAGTCAGAAATAAAAtagttttgtaaatttaTGTAAGATGCTGTAGTCAAATTTATGTATCGAGTCTATGCATATGTACACCGTGTTGAGGAATCTTTTCTAGAAGCACTGCGGTGTCGCCTCTTGAATATTTTAACGcgattttttattccttgGAACATAAAATAGACTTTTCATTTGTATGATGGTTCATGGAAATTATAGATTAGTACAGCACAAACATGTCATTGTGGGTAGATAAATACAGACCTAAGTCCTTGAATGCTCTTTCACATAATGAAGAGTTGACAAATTTTCTAAAATCGTTATCTGATCAGCCTCGTGATTTACCTCATCTTTTACTGTATGGACCAAATGGTACAGGTAAGAAAACGCGTTGTATGGCATTATTGGAGTCCATATTTGGACCTGGAGTCTATAGATTGAAAATTGATGTCAGACAATTTGTCACTGCTTCGAACAGAAAACTAGAACTGAATGTGGTCAGCTCGCCATACCATTTAGAGATCACGCCAAGTGATATGGGTAACAATGATAGAATTGTCATCCAAGAACTATTGAAAGAAGTGGCTCAAATGGAACAAGTGGACTTTCAAGATTCTAAGGATGGACTTGCCCATAGATATAAGTGTGTTATTATCAACGAGGCGAACTCGTTAACAAAAGATGCTCAAGCTGCTTTAAGACGTACCATGGAAAAATACTCCAAAAACATTAGGTTGATAATGGTCTGCGATTCGATGTCGCCTATAATTGCTCCTATCAAATCCCGTTGTCTGTTGATTCGTTGTCCTGCACCAAGCGATAGCGAAATTTCAACTATCTTGTCTGATGTGGTGACAAATGAAAGAATACAACTAGAAACAAAggatattttaaaaagaatTGCTCAGGCATCGAATGGAAACTTGCGAGTCTCCCTATTAATGCTTGAATCTATGGCACTGAACAACGAATTAGCATTGAAAAGCAGTAGCCCTATAATAAAACCAGATTGGATTATAGTGATCCATAAATTAACGAGGAAAATCGTTAAAGAGAGATCTGTCAATTCTTTAATCGAATGCAGAGCTGTCCTATACGATTTACTAGCTCATTGTATACCTGCCAATATCATCTTAAAGGAACTAACGTTTTCTTTGTTGGATGTGGAAACCCTGAATACCACGAATAAATCGTCCATAATTGAATACTCAAGTGTTTTTGACGAAAGATTATCACTTGGAAACAAAGCAATATTCCATTTGGAAGGGTTCATAGCAAAAGTTATGTGCTGTCTAGATTAATGTAAGATATGTCATAAATACTGTATAAGTCACACAAAAAGCTGATATTTAACGCATCTTagtctttattttctttgttatttattttcatttaaaaCAAACTttactgttttttttttgtttattatttttagtaTACAACTATATAGATAATTTACATTTATTCTTCGTCATTAAATTTAGGAGCCAAGAAAAACTGTAGGAACCCACTCTTCAAATCAAATTGGAATAAAGCAGGAGCTTCGCTGGAGAGCCTGATACCAACTCTATCAGAAAGGGAGGAGCCCTTAATGATGTCCAATAAATATTTAGCTCCGAACGTCAAGTCGACAGGTTGATCCATTTCAAGTTTGATGCTTGTTTCAGGATGTTCCATATCCACGAATGGTTTTATTATGACTGAACCTGATCCGATATCACCGTCAGCTACAAActttattgtttctttggTGATCATGATATTAATAGAATCACTCAATTGGGACAAGTCACGAACAATTTTAGAGAATTCGGAAGATGGCAATGACAGGGTGGAGTCGTACTGTAATTCTTCAATCTTTAAGAAATCAGCATCGATATCCATCAATTTCAGAGAGTATTCGGCTATACGGTCTTTCTTGGTATCCTCAAATAATAAGATGATGGAATCCGGTGTGTTGTCAGCAATTAGTGTTAATGTATCGGTGTTGTTACCACAACGTAGGATTTTACTTAGTGAGGTTAGATCCATACCTAACGTAACAGGATGGTCACATCTATATTCTTGGAAGGCTTCGACACCTATTTCCAAGGAGACCAATAGAACTCTTGAGTCATCGACAGCTTGTGCAATGATACCATCTTCTTTACATTGGAAATTGACCAACTGGACACAATCTTTGAAACCATCAATTATTCTCTTGAAAAGGGatgcttcttcaaattttgcttctaacattttttctctcttttgACTGCGTACTTAGTGCTTGCTGCTTGTTGCTGTGAGTGAAAAAGGACGGCGAAAGTGAAAGGTGCAAGTGGAAAGAAAGGAAGGCTAAAGCAAAAGTGTTTcttatatataattttatgTACCAGAGGAAGCAAAGTACGAAAACTATCAGTtgaaatccaaaaaaaaaaagttacgCGTTTCGCGTTTTGGTGCGTCGGatggagaagaaaaatgctAAATAATTAGATATTGAAGAATCAGCATAAGTTGTGcgaaaaaggaagagaatacataaaagaaaagaaggatatATAAGtaaaataatgataatagtaataataataacacaTAATGCAACCTACTCAACTTCTTTCTGAAGTTTCAAAAGTACGTTGTATGGGAGGTAGAGAACATTGAGTTGTTAGATCAAGCACGTGTAGCATTGTACAATTCCTTTTCAGATTCGTATCTCTTCTTGTCTGCTTGAGCCTTAGATTCATAGGGTTGCTTTTCTTCAGCAGTTAAGGCCTTCCACCTCTCACCCAATATTCTGCCTACTTGGCCAAAAGTTACGTCAGGATTCTCGGAACGGACAATGTCTCTGTTTTCATTAGCAAAGAACATATAAGCTGACAAGCCCCTCTTAGGGGCGTTAGGATCCTTCTTTCTCCTGGTGGTCCTCTTCTTTGGTTCCTTTGGTTGCTTTGCTTCTTTAGTTGCGGCCATAGCGCtagttttatatatgtTAATGTTCTAAGTTAATTAGTTAGTACTCTTGTCGTGCGCTATGATAAACAAAGGAAGGGGGTGCACAGAACAGCAGTCCTTTAGAGGATACTACAGTAGAAAGCTAGAGTCCTGACTTACAACTTGAGCATGCCGTTATGGGCGGCTATTTCATTTCACCTGAACCGtattaaaatatcatcttCCTTGCTGCTACAACCTTCATTGTAGCCGGTTTATAAGATTACCATCATTGTCTACCCCTCTTTAACTTCTCCCGAAAAGCAGAGTTGCCCTTAGCTGTATCCTGTTCTAGCTGTGCTAAACTGTACGTTCTTATTAAGCCCATCCTCGTCCGCTGGGCTCACCCAGCGCCTTACATACTTTGCGAAAAAGTCGTTTTTCTGCTTGGTGTTAGGAGCTGTCTCCCATAGTGTAAACTCCCAGTATTGCCTCAACCTCACTTGCTGTACTTTATAGTTGCCGCGCCacctaaaaaaaaaaacaaaaaagacaCCACCTAAAAAAACGGGTGAGGGGAATGCACGTGACCCAGGTGCGGGTACCATATAAATGTACTTCTAAAATTGTCTACACAGCTTATAATGCTATATATGCAGGTTACTATTATATACAAACAGCACAGACAGTCCTCATATTTACAGCTATTTTTTGGAATCATCAGCTATTTCTTTGGCCACAAATCGCGAATAATGTCGTAGCTGATTCTCTGGCCCGAAACCTCGTGTTTGTACAAATCCTCCAATGAGGCGATTGCTGTAATGCATCTTTGCCACACATCTGTCTATGCAGCATTGCTCACCTTTCGTTAGATCAGGCTCACCAAAGCCCTCATGCGGAATACATTTCTCAAGACACGTACTGAGAATATTGTTGAAAGTCGAGCACATCGCATCGAATTGCACTCCTGCAACGTCTAGCTTCTCTTGCGAGACCTCCTGGTTGCCCCTTAGACTATTTAAAAAGAACGACATCCTTTTCTTGGTGCACTTTAATATTATACGGGAGCTCCGATATCTATTTCAGCAATATAGACTACAATCAACTTTGCTGTTCTTACTTTTTAgttaacttttttcttttcattctGCCGCTAATCTACAAACTCGTTACCCTACTAGTACATAAAAGAAGATCAGAATCGATGggtatttatttatatttgcaatattatttatttatacaATTTATTGTTTTAATAGGGTATCGTTGTAGTGAGTAGTATTCCAGTCCCAGTAGAAGGTCAATTCGGTGACGTTACTGACACTGCTGACGTTACAGACCTTTAGGAAGTCAGTACCAGCTACTCTCTTTTCAGCATAGTCGTAGAAATCATTGATTTCACAAGAGAACCCTGGGCCGGTGGAACAGGTTTCAATTGGAACGACAGCATCGTTAATGACGTATCTGACGTAGGTGTCGTTAGAACATTGGAATTTTTCGGTGTAGACACGAGCACCTTGAGGAACGTACCAGGACTTATGGAAGGTGTTGCCCATGAATGGAACGTATTCGGCAGTTAAGTTGTTTTTGTCGTCAATTATACCAGCGGTGGTCAAATAGTTTAGGATATCGGTATCGTGGGTAAAACTCAACCAGACTTTTAAGTCTTGAGTTTCACTTTGCTTTAACAACTTCAAAGTAGCGTTAAACAAGTTGGCACCGACGGATCTGATCATATCATAACCTGGTCCATCCTGGTAAAACGATACCAGGTCCTGGCCGTATGAGTAACGTACCAATTCATCTTCGGTGAAGATATCACAAACATCACTGTAGCCTCTAGCGTTCAATTCGTATGCACACCATGCAAACAAAGTGTTGGCGTCCTTTGAGGTCAAATTCAAACccttgttttctttgtttaatCTCTTGGCAATGTCATCCAAGTATGTGGTATCGTATTTGTCCAAAATGTCATCGTTAGCATCTTCATCCCATCCTGGGCACGCATTACCAGCACTCAAAGTGTTTGCGCCGGCGGACATGGCTTCACTGACAGTCTGCAAGGAGATGTTGAATTGGTCACCTAAACcatcaatgaaatattgAGCAGTGTCATGAACCCTTTCAGAACTAGCGGCGAAAATTGGGAAACTGGTTTGATTTTCGAACATGTAGCCATATTGCGCTAAAAACTCACGAGCATGTCTCTTAGCATCCATCTCACCAGTGTATGGATTCAAAACATTGTCTGAGTTGGCAAAAGTGGTTTccatttccaaatcatcgtcatcacGGATGAAAAACTCGTAATCATCGTTCAAGAATGACAATGAGCCGTTGAATTGACGTGTGTAATTGCTCAACTTATACCATGTTTTCATGATGGTAGCACCTTTACTGTAAGTTGGGTATCTTTCACCATGTCTGGCAAGCATTTGCAATTGTTTCATTTCACAACCTTCAGGCAAGTCACGAGAAATACCATAGTCGCCAGGGAAAGAGAAGTATGGCCCGGCACCACCCAGGAATGGGAATATGTCTTCCTGAGTGCCAATTTTGGCAACATCGGCTAACTCTCCGAGGGGAATTGTACCTGCATTAACTAAAGCAGCGGCTAGAACCGAATAAACAACAGACTTAAACATAGGTAATTTGGAATGGCCCTTTCTTTACtgtagtattttttttatgataATCAAGGCATAATTGACTTCCATCCAGCAAATTTAAGCACTTATATATGTTGCATAGGACTACTCAAAGCTGTTTACTATTTCCCAAACTGGTATTATTTAgtaaatttcttttgaattttttttttttcactcttcctttttttcatttttgcGATGCCAGTTCTTTGAGTTTCCCTTATACGGCATATGCACTTAAGGTTTGATTTTGCTAATTAAAGGCGTGCCTAAGCGGCGACTAATACTGTAATATAATATGGGTTCCTGACTGACTACAGGGATTGAAACATCCATTTACCTGTTTCGGATATCTCTGCAGATTTTAATCTTTCGGCAAAAtttagataaaaaatttgggtATTCGTATTTAGTTTCCAATATTATTTAGTTATACAAAACTATTGTCTCAATAGACTGGCGTTGTAATGAGTAGTGTTCCAGTCCCAGTAGAAGGTCAATTCAGTAGAGTTACTGACGCTGCTGACGTTACAGACCTTTAGGAAGTCAGTACCGGCTACTCTCTTTTCAGCATAGTCGTAGAAGTCATTGATTTCACAAGAGAACCCTGGACCAGTGGAACAGGTTTCAATTGGAACAACAGCATCGTTAATGACGTATCTGACGTAGGTGTCGTTAGAACATTGGAATTTTTCGGTGTAGACACGAGCACCTTGAGGAACGTACCAGGATCTGTGGAAAGTGTTGCCCATGAATGGAACGTATTCGGCAGTTAAGTTGTTTTTGTCGTCAATTATACCAGCGGTGGTCAAAAAGTTTAGGATATCGGTATCGTGGGTAAAACTCAACCAAACCTTTTGGTCTTGAATCTCACTTTGCTTTAATAATTTGACTGAGGCATTGAACAAGTTGGAACCGACAGACTTGATAATGTCGTAACCTGGACCCTCATGGTAATAAGTGTGCAAGTCTTGGTAGTAGGAGTAATGGACTAATTCATCCTTGGTGAAAATATCACAGACATCACTGTAACCTTTAGCGTTCACTTCAAATGCACACCACGAGAATAAAGTACTAGCGTCAGTTGAGGTCAAGTTCAAACCCTTGTTTTCCTTGTTCAATCTCTTGGCAATGTCATCCAAGTAGGTTGTGTCGTATTCATTTACAATGTCATCATTGGCATCGTAGTCCCAAGCAGGACATGAGTTACAAGCACTCAAAGTGTTGGCACCAGCGGATTCAGCTTCACTGACAGTCTGCAAGGTGATGTTGAATTGGTCACCTAAACcatcaatgaaatattgAGCAGTGTCATGACATCTCTTAGAATTAGAGGTAAAAACGGCGAAACTGGTTTGGTTTTCGACCATGTAACCGTATTGAGCCAAGAAGTCACGAGCATGTCTCTTGGCGTTCATTTCACCAGTGTATGGGTTCAAAACATCGTCCGAGTTGGCAAAAGTGGTTTccatttccaaatcatcgtcatcacGGATGAAAAACTCGTAATCATCGTTCAAGAATGACAATGAGCCGTTGAATTGACGAGTGTAATTGCTCAACTTATACCATGTACTCTTGATAGTCTTAGCCAGACTGACAGTAGGGTATCTTTCACCATGTCTACCAACCATTTGCAGTTGCTTCATTTCACAACCTTCAGGCAAATCACGAGAAATACCATAGTCGCCAGGGAAAGAGTAGTATGGTCCGGCACCACCCAAAAATGGGAAGATATCTTTTTGGGTACCAATCTTGTCGACATCGGCTAGTTTGCCTAAGGGAATGGTACCTGCATTGGCCAAAGAAGCGGCTAAAATTGAATAAACAACAGATTTAAACATTGGTAATCTCGAATTTGCTTGCTCtatttgttgttgttcttATTCTCATGAGAGATGAAGCCATACTAACCTCGACTTAGCAAAACATCAGCGCTTATATACGTTTCATTTCGACAATTCAAAGATGTTTACCCTTATCCCAAATGGGTATATGCCTTGCCAAGTAAGGTGACcaatttgataatttggCATGTGCGATCTCTTCGAAAACAGGGACCAGAATCATAAATTTAGTCTGTGCTAGTCCCACGTGTGAGTGCCAAGGTTGTATCGATTCATTTAGAGATTGCCTATTCAATTAACTCTTTTAATcacttttactttttttggcATTGTGCAGTTGCGTTCTATGCGAAAACGTGCTAatttaatatatatttctttgtgcagacaaagaaaaagcgCTATGAACCTTTTACCTTCGTTTGAAGTTTATAGACGACGTCCGCTTACATGAGAAAACATTAAAGCAGCGCACATAAGATGACTTCCAAATACGTTGACATATTTGCGCATTCTTGTTGAATACAACTTTCGGATCCTTGTAATGCCGGTCTCCGGCGTCCTGTAAAGAGAGCGTGCGACACGCCGCTATTAGCGTGGGGACTGACATCAGGTcaacattattattgtagCGAGCTACTTTCGGTCAGTAAATAGAACATATGTAGAGATACAAGCGATTATTAGAAGGAGCGGACCTACAACAAAGTTGGGTCACGTTTCTCGCAATTATTACTTGGATGCCCTCCTAGCTAATGCCAATGTGCAGTAGTAACTTATCAGTCCGATGTGTAAAAAATAGAACTAATTTTTTGCGAAAAGATGGACAAAAACCATCTCTGGTCAATTTTCTCACTAAAGAGGGACGGAGTctcttgttttcttctattaGTGCACAGGGAatgttttgattttccctttttttttctttcgcttcttcaacagtggtaaaaataaaaattattgGCGATGGGATAACCAAGGAACATTGTATTTagcaattgaaaattaCGGTAAAGGCAGCCGCTCTGACTTGATCTCTGACATTAAAAATTCGGAAACaataaatatttcttttaagaTGCGGGTTTTAATAACTAACGATGATGGTCCCTTAAGTGATCAGTTTTCACCATACATTAGACCTTTTATTCAGCacattaaaagaaattatcCTGAATGGAAAATCACGGTTTGTGTACCTCATGTCCAGAAATCATGGGTGGGTAAGGCTCATCTTGCtggtaaaaatttgacagCTCAATTCATATATTCTAAAGTTGACGCTGAAGACAATACTTTTTGGGGCCCATTTATCCAGCCACAAATTAGGTCAGAAAACTCTAAATTACCTTATGTTCTCAATGCTGAAATTCCGAAAGATACAATTGAGTGGATATTAATCGATGGAACTCCAGCATCGTGCGCAAACATCGGGCTGCACCTATTGTCTAATGAACCGTTTGATCTAGTACTGTCGGGTCCAAATGTTGGTAGAAATACATCTGCTGCTTATATTACCTCTTCTGGTACCGTAGGAGGCGCAATGGAATCTGTTATTACTGGAAATACAAAGGCCATTGCTATTTCTTGGGCCTATTTTAATGGATTGAAAAACGTCTCCCCACTTTTAATGGAGAAGGCCTCTAAGAGATCTTTAGATGTTATCAAACATCTTGTTAAGAATTGGGACCCAAAAACAGATCTATATAGTATCAATATTCCTTTAGTGGAGAGTTTAAGTGATGATACAAAGGTTTACTATGCACCAATTTGGGAAAATAGATGGATTCCAATATTCAACGGCCCTCACATTAACCTAGAGAATAGCTTTGCTGAGATCGAAGACGGTAATGAATCATCATCGATTTCCTTTAATTGGGCTCCAAAATTTGGGGCACATAAGGATTCTATTCACTATATGGACGAATACAAGGACAGGACTGTTTTAACTGATGCTGAAGTTATTGAATCCGAAATGATCAGTGTCACTCCCATGAAAGCCACTTTCAAGGGTGTGAACCACCTTCTTGGAGAGTTGAAACTGactgaggaagaaaataatttatcaaaaacaaataacCTCATCGTGGTAAGTATAGACCCAATggaatatatatacaaacCTCTAACCCACGCcctgaaaaaatatctgcCACAAGTGGAGATTGTATCAAACTTGCCAGAATTTGACAATGGAGGGtgtgaaaaagaaatgaaggTTTTTCATTACGGTGATTACGAACAGCTAGATATGGACAAACTAATGGAACTGCCCAATAATTACTTCACAAACtcttatatatataggaAGGCATTGATAAGAAAACACTTTCTTTCGCATACCATACAGACTTATACTGCGAAGAACCCAGAGTCCATTTTAAAGAAGGCATATTTGGAATCATTCACTATTGATTTAGATTATGCTGAATTTCTAGACGACGCATTAGATGAAAATTGGGAATTACGCCAAGAGTTGGAGAATGAAAGCCAAGATAAATGGTGGATCGTGAAACCGAGTATGAGCGATAAAGGTCAAGGTATCAGGGTATTTAAGACTATTGAAGATTTACAGGCTATTTTCGATTCCTTTGACGATGAAGACAGCGAAGCAGAAGAGAGTGGAAATGACGACGATGCTGATGATGTAAATGGCGAATTCATGGATAATAACAAGGTTAACATTTCCCAATTGCGCCACTTTATTATACAAGAATATTTAACCAATCCGTTACTATTGGCATCTATGGATAATAGAAAGTTCCACATAAGATGTTACGTCGTCTGTAGGGGAGATTTGCAAGTTTTTGTTTATGATAGAATGCTAGCGCTCTTTGCTGCCAAGCCATTTGTTCCTCTAGATCCATATGCGTATTCCGTAACtgatttgaaagatttggaA
Encoded here:
- the RFC5 gene encoding replication factor C subunit 5 (Subunit of heteropentameric Replication factor C (RF-C); RF-C is a DNA binding protein and ATPase that acts as a clamp loader of the proliferating cell nuclear antigen (PCNA) processivity factor for DNA polymerases delta and epsilon), with the protein product MSLWVDKYRPKSLNALSHNEELTNFLKSLSDQPRDLPHLLLYGPNGTGKKTRCMALLESIFGPGVYRLKIDVRQFVTASNRKLELNVVSSPYHLEITPSDMGNNDRIVIQELLKEVAQMEQVDFQDSKDGLAHRYKCVIINEANSLTKDAQAALRRTMEKYSKNIRLIMVCDSMSPIIAPIKSRCLLIRCPAPSDSEISTILSDVVTNERIQLETKDILKRIAQASNGNLRVSLLMLESMALNNELALKSSSPIIKPDWIIVIHKLTRKIVKERSVNSLIECRAVLYDLLAHCIPANIILKELTFSLLDVETLNTTNKSSIIEYSSVFDERLSLGNKAIFHLEGFIAKVMCCLD
- the POL30 gene encoding proliferating cell nuclear antigen (Proliferating cell nuclear antigen (PCNA); functions as the sliding replication clamp for DNA polymerase delta; may function as docking site for other proteins required for mitotic and meiotic chromosomal DNA replication and for DNA repair; PCNA ubiquitination at K164 plays crucial role during Okazaki fragment processing; Leu164 is essential for stable complex formation with replicative DNA polymerase delta), coding for MLEAKFEEASLFKRIIDGFKDCVQLVNFQCKEDGIIAQAVDDSRVLLVSLEIGVEAFQEYRCDHPVTLGMDLTSLSKILRCGNNTDTLTLIADNTPDSIILLFEDTKKDRIAEYSLKLMDIDADFLKIEELQYDSTLSLPSSEFSKIVRDLSQLSDSINIMITKETIKFVADGDIGSGSVIIKPFVDMEHPETSIKLEMDQPVDLTFGAKYLLDIIKGSSLSDRVGIRLSSEAPALFQFDLKSGFLQFFLAPKFNDEE
- the NHP6B gene encoding high-mobility group nucleosome-binding protein (High-mobility group (HMG) protein; binds to and remodels nucleosomes; involved in recruiting FACT and other chromatin remodelling complexes to the chromosomes; functionally redundant with Nhp6Ap; required for transcriptional initiation fidelity of some tRNA genes; homologous to mammalian HMGB1 and HMGB2; NHP6B has a paralog, NHP6A, that arose from the whole genome duplication); translation: MAATKEAKQPKEPKKRTTRRKKDPNAPKRGLSAYMFFANENRDIVRSENPDVTFGQVGRILGERWKALTAEEKQPYESKAQADKKRYESEKELYNATRA
- a CDS encoding uncharacterized protein (hypothetical protein; green fluorescent protein (GFP)-fusion protein localizes to the cytoplasm and nucleus); its protein translation is MVPAPGSRAFPSPVFLGGVFFVFFFRWRGNYKVQQVRLRQYWEFTLWETAPNTKQKNDFFAKTLTYIKLALWPQLKKQSNQRNQRRGPPGERRILTPLRGACQLICSLLMKTETLSVPRILT
- the TIM12 gene encoding Tim12p (Essential protein of the inner mitochondrial membrane; peripherally localized; component of the TIM22 complex, which is a twin-pore translocase that mediates insertion of numerous multispanning inner membrane proteins), which codes for MSFFLNSLRGNQEVSQEKLDVAGVQFDAMCSTFNNILSTCLEKCIPHEGFGEPDLTKGEQCCIDRCVAKMHYSNRLIGGFVQTRGFGPENQLRHYSRFVAKEIADDSKK
- the PHO3 gene encoding acid phosphatase PHO3 (Constitutively expressed acid phosphatase similar to Pho5p; brought to the cell surface by transport vesicles; hydrolyzes thiamin phosphates in the periplasmic space, increasing cellular thiamin uptake; expression is repressed by thiamin), with product MFKSVVYSVLAAALVNAGTIPLGELADVAKIGTQEDIFPFLGGAGPYFSFPGDYGISRDLPEGCEMKQLQMLARHGERYPTYSKGATIMKTWYKLSNYTRQFNGSLSFLNDDYEFFIRDDDDLEMETTFANSDNVLNPYTGEMDAKRHAREFLAQYGYMFENQTSFPIFAASSERVHDTAQYFIDGLGDQFNISLQTVSEAMSAGANTLSAGNACPGWDEDANDDILDKYDTTYLDDIAKRLNKENKGLNLTSKDANTLFAWCAYELNARGYSDVCDIFTEDELVRYSYGQDLVSFYQDGPGYDMIRSVGANLFNATLKLLKQSETQDLKVWLSFTHDTDILNYLTTAGIIDDKNNLTAEYVPFMGNTFHKSWYVPQGARVYTEKFQCSNDTYVRYVINDAVVPIETCSTGPGFSCEINDFYDYAEKRVAGTDFLKVCNVSSVSNVTELTFYWDWNTTHYNDTLLKQ
- the PHO5 gene encoding acid phosphatase PHO5 (Repressible acid phosphatase; 1 of 3 repressible acid phosphatases that also mediates extracellular nucleotide-derived phosphate hydrolysis; secretory pathway derived cell surface glycoprotein; induced by phosphate starvation and coordinately regulated by PHO4 and PHO2) translates to MFKSVVYSILAASLANAGTIPLGKLADVDKIGTQKDIFPFLGGAGPYYSFPGDYGISRDLPEGCEMKQLQMVGRHGERYPTVSLAKTIKSTWYKLSNYTRQFNGSLSFLNDDYEFFIRDDDDLEMETTFANSDDVLNPYTGEMNAKRHARDFLAQYGYMVENQTSFAVFTSNSKRCHDTAQYFIDGLGDQFNITLQTVSEAESAGANTLSACNSCPAWDYDANDDIVNEYDTTYLDDIAKRLNKENKGLNLTSTDASTLFSWCAFEVNAKGYSDVCDIFTKDELVHYSYYQDLHTYYHEGPGYDIIKSVGSNLFNASVKLLKQSEIQDQKVWLSFTHDTDILNFLTTAGIIDDKNNLTAEYVPFMGNTFHRSWYVPQGARVYTEKFQCSNDTYVRYVINDAVVPIETCSTGPGFSCEINDFYDYAEKRVAGTDFLKVCNVSSVSNSTELTFYWDWNTTHYNASLLRQ